From the genome of Sporomusa sphaeroides DSM 2875:
ACACCAATCTGGGCCGGGCCAGGCTGTCGGACGAATGCCAAGCCATGCTGGTCGGTGTAGGCTGCAAGTATTCCAATCTGGAATACGATCTGGCTGACGGCAGCCGGGGCTCACGGTATCAGCATGTGGAAGACTTGCTCATTCGCCTGACAGGTGCCGAAGCCGCCCTGGTTGTGAATAACAACGCGGCAGCCGTGTATCTTGTGCTGGACTCCATTACCAAAGGCCGTGAGGTGGTAGTCTCGCGGGGGGAGTTAGTAGAAATCGGCGGTTCCTTTCGTGTCCCCAACATTATGGCCGCAAGCGGCTGCAAGCTGGTGGAGGTGGGGACCACCAACAAAACGCACCCTGCCGACTATGAGGCTGCCATTTCCGAACAAACCGGCGCTTTGCTTAAGGTACACACCAGCAATTACAAGATTATCGGCTTTACCGCCGAGGTGGAAATGCGGGAATTGGCGCAAATCGCCCGGAAGCATCAACTGCCGTCCATCTATGATTTGGGCAGTGGTCTGATGGTGGATTTGACTTCATATGGAATACCCGGCGAGACAACGGTGGCACAGTGTGTCAGCCAAGGGGCGGATTTGGTCTGCTTCAGCGGCGACAAGCTGCTGGGTGGTCCGCAGGCAGGCATTATTGTCGGCAAGTCAGCCTACATTACTGCCATGAAGAAAAACCATCTGCTGCGGGCCTTGCGCATTGACAAGCTGACACTTACAGCGCTGGAGGCTACCTTGCGCCAGTATCTCGACCCGGCCAAAGCCGTGCAGTCCATCCCGACCTTGCGGATGATTGCCGAACCGGCGGCCGCTGTCCGGGAAAAGGCGGAGCGGCTGGCAGATTTACTTGCCAGAACCGGCTGCAACTGCAGCGTAGTGAAAAGCGCAGCCTGTGTGGGAGGCGGTTCCCTGCCGGCAGTGGAACTGGAATCGTATGCGGTCGCCATTCATCTGGAAGAGTTGTCACCCAACAGGCTGGAAAGCAAACTGCGGGAACATTGTGTTCCTATTATTGCGAGGATAACGGACGATTGTCTGCAACTGGATTTGCGTACAGTCGAGCCGGAAGAATTTGCCGATATCGTTCTTTGTGTGAAACAGATTATCAGTGATCTTCGGATAGAATTATAATACGAAAGGACTGTTGAAATGAAACTGGATATTGTGAATTTTCATGTTCGGGACATACAGTTCGGCGCTAAAACAGAATACGTCGACGGAATCCTGACAGTCAATAAAGAAGAAGCCCTGGCAGTAGTGCGGGAAGACAGCCACATCACCGAGGCTGAGCTGCACATCGTAAAGCCTGGCGACGAAGTTCGCCTGGTGCCGGTAAAAGAAGCAATTGAGCCTCGTCACCGTGTTGGCGGCGGTCCGGTGTTCCCCGGCGTAACCGGCAAACTGGTACAAGCCGGCAACGGCACCACCCACGCTCTCAAGGATATGAGTGTTCTGGTAGTGGGCAAGCATTGGGGCGGTTTCCAGGACGGCTTGATTGACATGGGGGGGGAAGGCGCTAAGTACACCCTGTTCTCAGAGCTGAAAAATCTGGTACTGGTAGCCGATACCGATGAAACCTTCGAACATAAAGAGCAGCAAAAGAAAAACCGTGCACTGCGTTGGGCCGGTATGCGCCTGGCAGAATACCTGGGTGCATGCACAAAAGACTTGGCACCGGTAGAGACTGAAGTCTATGAGCTTCCTGCTATCACCAAGCGCGACAGCGCTTTAAACAAGCTGCCCAGTGTTGTCTTAGTACTGCAGCCACAGTCTCAGATGGAAGAAATGGGCTACAACGACCTCAACTACGGTTGGGACTGCAATCATATGCTGCCCACCTTTATGCATCCTAACGAAGTGCTGGATGGAGCCATGATTTCCGGTTCTTTCATGCCTTGCTCCTCGAAATGGTCCACCTATGATTTCCAAAACTTCCCGATGATCAAAAGACTGTATCAAGAGCATGGCAAGACCCTGAACTTCCTGGGAGTGATCATGTCCAACCTCAACGTGGCACTGGATCAGAAGGAACGCTCTGCCTTGTTTGTTGCTCAAATGGCAAAAAGCATAGGCGCAGACAGCGCGATTGTGGTTGAGGAAGGCTACGGCAACCCGGATGCTGACTTCACCGCTTGCATTGTTGCCCTGGAGAAAGCCGGTGTTAAGACCGTAGGTCTGACCAATGAGTGCACCGGACGGGATGGAGCAAGCCAGCCGCTGGTGTCTATGGACGAGATAGCTGATGCTATTGTTTCCTGCGGTAACGTATCCAGCCTGATTAAGCTGCCACCGATGAAAGTAGTATTGGGAGAACTGGAATCCCTTGCACGGGACGGTCTTTCCGGCGGTTGGAGCAATGACGAGATATTAGGACCTTCAGTGAAACCTGACGGCTCTATTATCATGGAAAATAACGCTATGTTCTGCGGTGACCGGGTTGCTGGCTGGTCCACCAAGACCATGAAGGAATTTTAAGGAGGGAACAGTGTGAAAACAATCCTGTATCTTAACCAGTTCTTTGGGCAGATTGGCGGCGAGGAGCTTGCCGATCATGAGCCGGAGATCCGCGAAGGTGTTGTAGGACCTGCTATGGCACTTAATGCCGCGCTGGGTGCTGACATTGAAGTTACTCATACCATTATCTGCGGTGACAATTTTATCGGTTCCAACACCGAAGAAGCAATAAAGCGCATTCTGGGTTTCCTGGAAGATAAAGAGTTTGATATATTCTTTGCCGGTCCTGCCTTCCGCGCCGGACGTTATGGCGCAGCCTGCGGTCATATCTGCTCTGCTGTACAGAAAAAATTCGGCGTTCCGGCTATTACTTCGATGAACGACGAAAACCCTGGCGTGGAAATGTACAGAAAAGAAATGTACATCTTCAAGGGCGGCGCCAGTGCTGCGGCCATGAAAAAAGATGTAACCGCAATGGCTAACTTTGCCAAAAAACTGCTGGCTAAAGAACCCTTGCATTCGGCTGATGAAGAAGGCTATTTTGGCCGCGGCGTCCGTGAGCAGGTTTGGTTGAACCCGCCTGTGGCCGCTGTTGACCGGGTAATCGACATGCTGTTGAAAAAAGTAAATGGCCAGCCGTACCAGTCAGAACTGCCTATTCCCAAATCTGAGCGCGCTCCGATTGCTCCCGCCATTTCGCCTGAGAAGCTGGCAACCATGAAAGTGGCGCTGGTTACCTCCGGTGGTATTGTGCCTGTCGGTAATCCTGACCGCATTCAATCCGCTTCTGCTACCAAGTGGGGCAAGTATGACGTTGAGAACCTGGACGATTTGAAAAAGGGCGAATTTATGACCATCCATGCCGGCTTTGACCCTGCTGCCGCCAACAATGACCCTGACGTTATTGTTCCGCTGGATGTACTGCAGGAGTATGCCAAAGAAGGAAAAATCGGCGGCGTATACAAGTTTTTTTATTCCACAGTCGGTACCGGCACCACGCAAGCTGAAGCCGCCCGGATGGGTAGAGAAATCGCACAGGAGCTAATCAGTGATGGCGTACAAGCTGCTATCCTGACCTCCACCTGAGGCACCTGCACACGTTGCGGTGCAACGATGACTAGAGAAATCGAACGGGCAGGGATTACCATTGTTCAGATGGCAAACCTGATTCCTGTAGCGAAAACCGTGGGCGTGAACCGTCTGGTTCCGACCATCTCCATTCCGTATCCGCTTGGCAATCCGTCCACTCCGAAGGAAGAGCAGCATAAGCTGCGCCGCCATCGCGTAGGCGTTGCCCTGGATGCCTTAACTACCCCGATTGAAGAGCCAACACTCTTTGAAGTAAAAATCTAATTGATTGTCCTTACACTCCGCCGGCAGCAATACCGGCGGAGTGTGTGGCATACAGGCAAAATATGTTCAGTATAATTACTTAGTCAAGCAATACAAAACAGGAAGCGGCTGCTTTGTGGCAGCGCTTGAGCAGAGTTTTACGGGGAGGTAGCAAAGATGGAAATGAAACAATTGGAAGCGTTTGTCGCAGTGGTTCAATACAACAGCTTTTCCAAGGCAGCTGACATGATTTATTTGTCTCAGCCGACTATTAGCGCCCACATCAGTTCTCTGGAGAATGAGATCGGGGCACAGCTGTTGATACGCTCGACTAAGGCGGTTTATCCAACCCAGACAGGCAAAGAGTTGTTTCACCGGGCCAAAAGCATCCTTGCACTGCGTGATGAGGCTATCAGCAGTGTCAGTAGGATTGACCGGGAAATGATTGGAGAAATCAGCATCTTAGCCTCTACCGTGCCTGCTCAGTTTCTGCTGCCGGAAATCATTACCGCCTTTCAAAAACAGTATCCCCGAATTGTGTTTCATATCCACCAGGCGGACAGCCAGCAAGTCGTGGAAGGGCTTTTGGGCTACAAGTATGATTTTGGTATAGTGGGCACAAGTGTCAATTCCCGTTGTTTGCTGACAGTTCCTTTCTATCATGACACACTGGTATTGATTACCCCCAAATCGATGCCGGTTAACAAAGGGGCAATGTATCGCGACCTGCCGGCGTTTTTACGGCAGCAGCCTTTTGTGATGCGCGGGGACGGCTCCGGCACCCGTGTGGAAATGGAACAACTGCTGCATAAGCAAGGCATTTCTGTCCAGAATCTGAATATTGTAGCCTATTTTCATGACACCCAGAGCATTTTATCGGCTGTGTCCCAGGGAATGGGAATATCCTTTGTTTCCAAAGTTGCGGCAGCTGCCTATGAAAAAACCGGACAAATCAAGGTATATGACCTTGGGCAGCAGGCATTCGCGCGTCAATTTCATCTTGTTTTTAAAAAAGAAGTGGTGTTATCGCCGGTTCAAAGGGTTTTTGTCGCATATCTGGAAAATTATTTTACTGGCAACATTACTGTATATTCCGAGCAAAGAGATTGCCGCTGAAGCAATACCGCTGGGTAATATGCAGCGATAACGGAGTACCGGAGAAAACTTGCATTTTATCCGATGACTAACTCGCTCTAAGACTCCCAACTCTCCAGGTGGGAGTATACCCCTACGGGCACAGGCGAGCGACTAAGTCCCTGGATAAGGGCGACTAACCTTCAGATGGGGTTAAAACCCCACCTGAAGCTAAGTCTACTTTATTTTGATATGATTGTTGGGATAAAATTGGTATGCCAAAGAAAGGGTGAGTTGACAAGCATGTGTTGTTCAAAAGTAACAAAAGACCAGGCAGTAGAAATTATAAAAAGATACGAGCAAGTATTAGCCATTATTAATAAATACGGAAAGGCTAAGGAGCAGCTGTTATCTATTTTGCTTGATGTTCAGGCAACTTCGGGAGAAAACTATGTAGCTGAAGAATGGGCGGAAGTTGTCGCCTGTCAATTAGATTTGCCAATTAGCAAAGTTCATGATGTATTAACCTTTTATGCTATGTTCAGCATTGAACCGCGCGGCCGGTATGTCATTGAAATTTGCAAAAGCACACCCTGTCATGTAACCAAAGCCGATGCGGTTGTCGCCATGTTTGAAGCAGAATTAGGCATTAAGCTCGGCGAGACCACTCCTGACAATGAATTTACCCTGCTGCACACCAGCTGTGTGGGTGCCTGCGATATTGGTCCGGTAGCCAAAATCGGCGAAGAAGTCTATGGCAATCTGACCGCAGCCAAGGTAGCCGAAATTGTGGCAAGTTACCGGGAGGCGAAAGCATGTCAAAAATAAATAAACTGATTTCCGGCAATTGCGGTGTCATTTGCCCTGATTGTACTGAAGATTATGTAAAAGCCGGCGGCTATCAAGGCCTCAAAAAAGCCTTTACCATGAAACCGGAAGATATTATCGGCGAAGTAAAAAAGGCCAAGCTCTTAGGGCGCGGCGGCGCCGCCTATCCGGCCGGTTCCAAATGGGAACAGCTGCTGGAAATTCCCGAGTTTCCCAAATATATTGTTATTAATGCCGATGAAGGGGAACCAGGCACCTTTAAGGATAAAATCCTCTTAGGCCAGGACCCGCTACGGGTAATTGAAGGCATGATTATTGCCGGTTATGTTTTCAACTCCCACGACGGCTACATTTATATTCGCGGTGAATACCGCGCCATTCAAAAGGTATTCCAAAGCGCCATCGACAACGCCGTCAAAGCCGGCTATCTGGGCAAAAACATCCTGGGCAGCGGCTTTGAATTCAACATCCACATCATGACCGGCGCCGGTGCCTATGTCTGCGGCGAAAACTCCGCCCTCTTAAACTCCATCGAAGGCAAGGCCGGCCGCCCGCGCATCAAACCGCCCCATCTGGCGGAAGTCGGCCTGTTCCTGCTGCCTACCCTGGTAAATAATGTGGAGTCCA
Proteins encoded in this window:
- the selA gene encoding L-seryl-tRNA(Sec) selenium transferase, producing the protein MTKQQRLRTLPKMDDLLQVIENQAGDLPRSLIKSVIQDELACYRQRLLTGAADRCDQEELLAGIRLELGRQSQPHLRGVINATGVILHTNLGRARLSDECQAMLVGVGCKYSNLEYDLADGSRGSRYQHVEDLLIRLTGAEAALVVNNNAAAVYLVLDSITKGREVVVSRGELVEIGGSFRVPNIMAASGCKLVEVGTTNKTHPADYEAAISEQTGALLKVHTSNYKIIGFTAEVEMRELAQIARKHQLPSIYDLGSGLMVDLTSYGIPGETTVAQCVSQGADLVCFSGDKLLGGPQAGIIVGKSAYITAMKKNHLLRALRIDKLTLTALEATLRQYLDPAKAVQSIPTLRMIAEPAAAVREKAERLADLLARTGCNCSVVKSAACVGGGSLPAVELESYAVAIHLEELSPNRLESKLREHCVPIIARITDDCLQLDLRTVEPEEFADIVLCVKQIISDLRIEL
- a CDS encoding glycine/sarcosine/betaine reductase component B subunit, coding for MKLDIVNFHVRDIQFGAKTEYVDGILTVNKEEALAVVREDSHITEAELHIVKPGDEVRLVPVKEAIEPRHRVGGGPVFPGVTGKLVQAGNGTTHALKDMSVLVVGKHWGGFQDGLIDMGGEGAKYTLFSELKNLVLVADTDETFEHKEQQKKNRALRWAGMRLAEYLGACTKDLAPVETEVYELPAITKRDSALNKLPSVVLVLQPQSQMEEMGYNDLNYGWDCNHMLPTFMHPNEVLDGAMISGSFMPCSSKWSTYDFQNFPMIKRLYQEHGKTLNFLGVIMSNLNVALDQKERSALFVAQMAKSIGADSAIVVEEGYGNPDADFTACIVALEKAGVKTVGLTNECTGRDGASQPLVSMDEIADAIVSCGNVSSLIKLPPMKVVLGELESLARDGLSGGWSNDEILGPSVKPDGSIIMENNAMFCGDRVAGWSTKTMKEF
- the grdH gene encoding betaine reductase selenoprotein B, whose product is MKTILYLNQFFGQIGGEELADHEPEIREGVVGPAMALNAALGADIEVTHTIICGDNFIGSNTEEAIKRILGFLEDKEFDIFFAGPAFRAGRYGAACGHICSAVQKKFGVPAITSMNDENPGVEMYRKEMYIFKGGASAAAMKKDVTAMANFAKKLLAKEPLHSADEEGYFGRGVREQVWLNPPVAAVDRVIDMLLKKVNGQPYQSELPIPKSERAPIAPAISPEKLATMKVALVTSGGIVPVGNPDRIQSASATKWGKYDVENLDDLKKGEFMTIHAGFDPAAANNDPDVIVPLDVLQEYAKEGKIGGVYKFFYSTVGTGTTQAEAARMGREIAQELISDGVQAAILTSTUGTCTRCGATMTREIERAGITIVQMANLIPVAKTVGVNRLVPTISIPYPLGNPSTPKEEQHKLRRHRVGVALDALTTPIEEPTLFEVKI
- a CDS encoding selenium metabolism-associated LysR family transcriptional regulator, which codes for MEMKQLEAFVAVVQYNSFSKAADMIYLSQPTISAHISSLENEIGAQLLIRSTKAVYPTQTGKELFHRAKSILALRDEAISSVSRIDREMIGEISILASTVPAQFLLPEIITAFQKQYPRIVFHIHQADSQQVVEGLLGYKYDFGIVGTSVNSRCLLTVPFYHDTLVLITPKSMPVNKGAMYRDLPAFLRQQPFVMRGDGSGTRVEMEQLLHKQGISVQNLNIVAYFHDTQSILSAVSQGMGISFVSKVAAAAYEKTGQIKVYDLGQQAFARQFHLVFKKEVVLSPVQRVFVAYLENYFTGNITVYSEQRDCR
- a CDS encoding complex I 24 kDa subunit family protein — protein: MCCSKVTKDQAVEIIKRYEQVLAIINKYGKAKEQLLSILLDVQATSGENYVAEEWAEVVACQLDLPISKVHDVLTFYAMFSIEPRGRYVIEICKSTPCHVTKADAVVAMFEAELGIKLGETTPDNEFTLLHTSCVGACDIGPVAKIGEEVYGNLTAAKVAEIVASYREAKACQK